A region from the Paenarthrobacter aurescens genome encodes:
- a CDS encoding O-antigen ligase, producing MTRNSSLLGRSMAQPQTTIAYIPVKPDFLAQAVGVVSVAVSFAYAVGFNTLVAMRPALSGLVALCVVASLLLGSLLCPRKMTSVLLLLGFMLFMGLSMSWVGIPQNMDALTRYCISLAALFVLIRLPLGDIRRLLSCAAAIILMYASVVAITAPGVTVAGVVRAGAFVGGEEGFHSSAIVISALAIVIWTSPWRWPVKLVFICTAFALLLAYGGATEMLMLGVFAIFWVANRRQWPRWLIVALCSLMVLGSVLYRDENSVEGGTVGQLGAGALGSGRLDAWNERLHIFLNESFIFQLFGGGAYSDYRVTPLWWWEEKSAHSDLVTLIMEFGLVGLLFFVICIIATRRMLSPVGSMALTAALAGMVLSNTLLDRPGLAVFWGMAIYSANLAGHGRAQKASGTVETAALPRAV from the coding sequence ATGACCAGGAACTCAAGCTTGCTAGGGCGTTCGATGGCTCAACCACAGACGACTATCGCCTACATTCCAGTGAAGCCGGATTTTTTGGCGCAGGCTGTTGGGGTTGTGTCCGTAGCCGTCTCCTTCGCCTACGCTGTTGGGTTCAACACCTTGGTTGCGATGCGGCCGGCTTTGTCTGGCTTAGTGGCTCTCTGTGTCGTTGCCTCCCTGCTGCTCGGCAGCCTGCTGTGTCCTAGAAAGATGACCTCAGTTCTCTTGCTGCTAGGTTTTATGCTGTTTATGGGGCTATCCATGAGTTGGGTAGGTATACCGCAGAACATGGATGCATTGACCAGATATTGCATCTCGCTGGCCGCATTGTTTGTGCTTATTCGCCTACCCTTGGGCGACATAAGGAGGCTTCTGTCGTGCGCAGCAGCCATTATTCTGATGTATGCCTCTGTTGTGGCAATTACTGCGCCCGGAGTGACAGTCGCTGGCGTGGTAAGAGCAGGAGCCTTTGTCGGCGGCGAAGAAGGATTCCATTCGTCCGCGATTGTCATCAGCGCTCTCGCGATAGTCATTTGGACGTCCCCTTGGCGGTGGCCAGTCAAGCTAGTATTTATTTGCACGGCTTTCGCCTTGCTGCTAGCTTACGGTGGTGCCACCGAGATGTTGATGCTTGGGGTTTTTGCAATTTTTTGGGTGGCAAATAGAAGACAATGGCCCCGCTGGCTAATTGTGGCGTTATGTTCGCTTATGGTCTTAGGCTCGGTACTTTATAGAGATGAGAACTCAGTTGAGGGTGGCACTGTGGGGCAACTGGGCGCAGGCGCACTGGGATCGGGGCGGCTTGATGCTTGGAATGAGCGGCTGCATATCTTCCTCAATGAGAGCTTTATCTTCCAGTTATTCGGCGGTGGCGCCTACTCTGATTACCGCGTGACACCCCTTTGGTGGTGGGAAGAAAAGTCCGCACACTCCGATCTGGTGACATTGATCATGGAGTTTGGTCTCGTGGGGCTTCTTTTCTTCGTCATATGCATAATCGCCACGAGGCGCATGTTGTCACCTGTGGGGTCGATGGCGCTAACGGCTGCGCTGGCGGGAATGGTCCTTAGCAACACTCTGCTCGACCGTCCTGGGCTCGCAGTTTTTTGGGGTATGGCCATTTACTCGGCCAATCTTGCCGGTCACGGCCGCGCTCAAAAGGCCAGTGGGACTGTTGAAACGGCGGCTCTTCCCCGAGCGGTATAG
- a CDS encoding polysaccharide biosynthesis tyrosine autokinase: MQRRASGVQRNRGRGLDLHEYIRILRRNWMIIISVGLVGLLVGGGASLLSKPTYTAETQLFVAIQSSGSVQELQQGNTFIQARVQSYVRTVQSPKVLQPAIDVLGLSMAPEQLAPRVKATADPNTVLITISVTDNSAVQAAAIAQAVADSLITTVAWLEKPQTGGNSPVNLSVIAPAKAPSAPSAPNVRMNLLLGLSSGLLLGLAIAIVRAKTDNRIRGEADLRALTSTALLGGISFDQDAVKKPLLTQAPLQSRRAETFRQLRTNLQFANVAGHARTVMVTSSLPGEGKSTTATNLAIAMAQAGHSVCIVDADLRRPMVSEYLGLDRNAGLTTALLGAADLNDLLQPWGEENLYVLASGQIPPNPSELLGSADMKQLLNRLSGTFDTVIIDTPPVLPVTDATVLAQHVDGVIVVVGAHSTKRHDLERSLGALELVDTKILGIVLNQLPSKGADAYSYSYERRESPRDGRSGRDAPISKRRYKSGDSDGASPEIRNFGPVDTTKRSSQNAPADRLQPPTKFPKSRLPQ, from the coding sequence ATGCAGCGGCGGGCTTCAGGTGTGCAGAGAAATAGGGGACGCGGTTTGGATCTTCACGAGTACATACGCATATTGCGTCGCAACTGGATGATCATCATCTCCGTCGGGTTGGTAGGTCTACTTGTAGGAGGGGGCGCATCACTACTCTCGAAGCCTACCTATACCGCCGAGACGCAGCTTTTTGTGGCAATCCAGAGTTCCGGCTCTGTACAAGAACTGCAGCAAGGCAATACCTTCATTCAAGCAAGGGTGCAATCGTACGTCCGGACTGTTCAGTCTCCGAAGGTCCTGCAGCCTGCCATCGATGTATTGGGTTTGTCCATGGCGCCAGAGCAACTAGCTCCGCGAGTCAAGGCTACGGCGGACCCGAACACGGTTTTGATTACAATCTCTGTGACTGACAACTCAGCCGTGCAGGCTGCAGCGATCGCCCAAGCGGTAGCTGACAGTTTGATCACGACGGTTGCCTGGCTTGAGAAACCTCAAACGGGAGGTAATTCACCCGTCAATCTCTCGGTCATTGCTCCTGCAAAGGCACCTTCCGCTCCCTCTGCACCAAACGTGCGTATGAACTTGCTTCTTGGACTGTCTTCGGGGCTGCTCTTGGGGTTGGCGATCGCCATCGTTCGTGCAAAGACGGACAACCGCATTCGTGGAGAGGCTGATCTCAGGGCTCTTACTAGCACGGCCTTGCTTGGCGGTATTTCTTTTGATCAGGACGCTGTCAAGAAGCCTCTCCTAACACAGGCCCCTCTCCAAAGCCGGAGGGCAGAAACGTTCAGGCAGCTGCGTACGAATCTGCAGTTTGCCAACGTTGCTGGCCACGCAAGAACTGTAATGGTGACCTCATCCCTCCCCGGTGAAGGTAAGAGCACGACGGCAACCAATCTAGCCATCGCAATGGCCCAGGCAGGTCATAGCGTTTGCATTGTCGACGCTGACCTGCGGAGACCGATGGTCAGTGAGTATCTTGGACTTGATCGCAATGCAGGTTTGACCACTGCACTTTTGGGCGCAGCGGATTTGAATGACTTGCTGCAACCCTGGGGCGAGGAAAATCTATATGTGCTGGCTTCAGGACAGATCCCACCGAATCCAAGCGAACTCTTGGGATCCGCGGACATGAAGCAGCTCTTGAATCGTCTTTCCGGCACTTTCGACACCGTCATCATTGATACGCCGCCGGTACTTCCCGTGACCGACGCGACTGTGCTTGCTCAACATGTAGACGGTGTAATAGTTGTCGTCGGTGCTCACTCCACCAAGCGCCACGACCTTGAGCGTTCCCTTGGGGCGCTCGAGCTCGTTGACACGAAAATACTTGGTATCGTTCTGAACCAATTGCCGTCTAAGGGCGCGGATGCTTACTCCTACTCCTACGAACGTCGCGAATCTCCACGTGACGGTCGAAGCGGCCGAGACGCGCCCATCAGCAAGAGACGTTATAAATCTGGAGACTCGGACGGTGCGTCACCAGAGATTCGGAACTTCGGGCCGGTTGATACGACCAAACGTTCATCACAGAACGCTCCAGCCGACCGGCTTCAGCCACCCACGAAATTTCCAAAGTCTCGGCTCCCACAATGA
- the galE gene encoding UDP-glucose 4-epimerase GalE, with product MKVLVTGGAGYIGSHTVLCLLNDGHEVVVLDNLRNSSPESLLRVEELAAKRIDLRRIDILDAAALDQVLAQGEFEAVIHFAGLKAVGESVENPLSYYRNNVVGTLNLLESMERAGVKKLVFSSSATVYGDSEHVPHVEKAPLDATNPYGRTKEQIEDILTDLGAAKPEWAIALLRYFNPVGAHESGLIGEDPRGTPNNLLPFVSQVAIGRRKKVTVFGNDYPTHDGTGVRDYIHVMDLASGHLAALNFIAPANGVYRWNLGTGRGSSVLDVIEAFRLASGRSIPYEFAARRPGDVAISYADASAALADLGWSAGKNLSQMCEDHWRWQSLNPLGYS from the coding sequence ATGAAAGTCTTGGTCACCGGAGGCGCCGGATATATCGGTTCACACACCGTCCTTTGCCTTCTCAATGATGGCCACGAAGTTGTCGTTCTAGATAACCTGCGGAACTCCAGCCCCGAATCATTGCTCCGAGTAGAAGAACTCGCAGCCAAACGTATCGATCTGCGTCGAATAGACATACTGGACGCCGCTGCCCTTGACCAGGTGCTGGCTCAAGGAGAATTTGAGGCAGTCATTCACTTTGCCGGTCTGAAGGCCGTTGGGGAGTCGGTCGAAAATCCGCTCAGTTACTATAGAAATAACGTTGTCGGCACGCTCAACTTGCTTGAAAGCATGGAAAGAGCTGGAGTAAAGAAGCTGGTCTTCAGTTCTTCGGCCACCGTTTATGGCGATTCGGAGCATGTTCCGCACGTCGAAAAGGCACCCCTTGACGCAACCAACCCGTACGGTAGAACCAAGGAGCAGATTGAGGACATCCTAACGGACCTGGGTGCAGCCAAACCTGAATGGGCCATTGCCCTGCTCCGCTACTTCAACCCCGTCGGAGCGCATGAGTCTGGCCTGATTGGCGAAGACCCTCGAGGCACTCCGAACAATCTTCTACCTTTTGTTTCACAAGTCGCGATCGGACGAAGAAAAAAAGTCACAGTGTTCGGCAATGATTACCCTACCCATGACGGGACCGGAGTCAGGGACTACATACACGTAATGGATCTGGCTTCCGGCCATCTGGCCGCCTTGAACTTTATCGCACCAGCAAATGGCGTGTACCGCTGGAATCTGGGAACTGGGCGCGGATCGTCAGTTCTAGATGTCATTGAAGCTTTCAGACTGGCGTCCGGCCGCTCAATTCCCTATGAGTTTGCGGCCAGAAGACCGGGTGATGTGGCAATCAGCTACGCCGACGCCTCAGCAGCCCTAGCCGATCTCGGATGGTCTGCTGGTAAGAACCTCTCGCAGATGTGCGAAGACCACTGGCGTTGGCAGAGCTTGAATCCGCTTGGATACTCCTAG
- a CDS encoding sugar transferase — protein MPTLGDYTLGTESDWRPRSSRLLRFADAFVIVWAVSGAYVIRFGLEPNFLVTSQEPNYVWLSVALAIAWWLMLGAWNTRQSRILGAGPDEYKRVAAASLWLFGLIAIFSYVFRIETARGYVGIALPVGLLGLLLARWLLRQHLSVARQKGSSMSRLLLLGGPSAVAHLAKSLHSAKHAGYLPVAAFTPGARDQPRIEPNSGLPILGSGTDTRAVLEAIDECQADAVAVSAGVQLHPQTIRHLGWELAARNVGLIMAPALTDIAGPRIHTQQVAGLPLIHVTTPTLEGGQRVAKRLFDVLVSGLLIICTLPLMLLIAGLVKVGSKGPILFRQDRVGKEGKHFQMLKFRSMVVDAEARLSELEHRNEGKGLLFKIKDDPRITRIGGILRKYSLDELPQLFNILAGSMSLVGPRPPLPREVAEYEHDVRRRLLVKPGLTGLWQVSGRSNLSWQDSVRLDLYYVENWSLAGDLVIILRTVRAVFQSSGAY, from the coding sequence ATGCCTACACTTGGGGATTACACATTGGGGACCGAATCTGATTGGCGACCACGATCATCGCGTCTTCTCAGGTTTGCCGATGCTTTCGTCATAGTCTGGGCTGTTTCAGGTGCCTATGTCATTCGTTTTGGTCTCGAACCGAACTTTCTGGTGACGTCACAGGAGCCGAACTACGTCTGGCTATCAGTAGCGTTGGCCATCGCCTGGTGGCTCATGCTGGGCGCTTGGAACACTCGCCAGAGTCGGATCCTCGGCGCCGGGCCAGATGAATACAAGAGGGTTGCTGCCGCCTCGCTCTGGCTATTCGGACTGATTGCAATTTTCTCGTACGTCTTTCGCATCGAGACCGCACGTGGTTATGTTGGCATCGCTTTGCCAGTTGGCCTGCTAGGACTCCTTCTCGCCCGATGGCTGCTTCGGCAGCACCTTAGCGTTGCTCGACAAAAGGGCAGCAGCATGTCAAGGCTACTCCTTCTGGGCGGACCGAGTGCCGTTGCGCACCTAGCCAAGTCGCTTCACAGTGCCAAGCACGCCGGCTACCTTCCCGTTGCGGCCTTCACGCCAGGCGCGCGAGATCAGCCACGTATCGAACCCAACTCCGGGCTGCCCATATTGGGAAGTGGAACGGACACACGGGCCGTCCTAGAAGCCATCGATGAATGCCAAGCCGATGCGGTTGCTGTCTCCGCTGGTGTGCAGTTACACCCACAGACAATTAGGCACCTTGGCTGGGAGCTCGCCGCACGTAACGTGGGGTTGATTATGGCTCCGGCCTTGACTGATATCGCAGGGCCCCGTATCCATACACAGCAAGTTGCTGGGTTGCCGCTTATTCACGTGACCACACCGACCCTCGAAGGTGGGCAACGCGTTGCAAAGCGTTTGTTTGATGTCCTGGTCTCCGGCTTATTGATCATCTGCACCCTTCCTCTGATGTTGCTAATCGCCGGTTTAGTGAAGGTTGGAAGCAAAGGGCCGATCCTCTTCAGGCAGGATCGAGTTGGCAAGGAGGGAAAGCATTTTCAAATGCTGAAATTCCGGTCCATGGTCGTTGATGCCGAAGCCCGACTCTCAGAACTTGAACACCGGAACGAAGGTAAGGGCCTTCTATTCAAGATCAAAGATGACCCCCGAATCACGCGTATTGGGGGTATCCTCCGGAAGTACAGCTTGGACGAACTTCCGCAGTTATTCAACATACTCGCCGGCTCGATGAGCCTCGTGGGACCGCGTCCACCACTGCCTCGCGAAGTCGCTGAGTATGAGCACGACGTTCGGCGAAGGCTTTTGGTAAAACCAGGACTCACTGGTCTTTGGCAAGTTAGCGGCCGTTCCAACCTCTCTTGGCAGGATTCTGTACGGCTCGACCTTTACTATGTGGAAAACTGGTCTCTGGCCGGCGATCTAGTCATAATTCTCCGCACGGTAAGGGCGGTGTTTCAAAGCAGCGGCGCCTACTGA
- a CDS encoding DUF4012 domain-containing protein, translated as MEARTELSGLGDQLDIAADAARIAPAMMGADTPRRYLLLMQNNAESRATGGIPGALAVLVIDKGSMNLASQTSATALGSFVPPLPVDAEQQAIYSPRIGRFMQDVNLTPDFATSAATAQAMWEERTGEQVDGVLSLDPVALSFILEVTGPVNISDPLVQQAGAGLPTALTGGNVVQTLLSDAYKAIEEPKLQDVYFAGAAKEVFGALSSGKADPKKLLTSLAKGVEERRILLWSSAPEEQTTLDRYPLGGRIAGAAVAPAQFGIYFNDGTGAKMDYWVKRSVKVVKDCTRDGYREVTVKVTSTNTAPVDAPTSLPKYVTGAGAYGVPPGSVQTNIVVYGPAQSNIDTVVKDGEKVAFAAQSHSNRAVGTSTIRLAPGESTSLEFNFGHIVQHSTPEIVVTPTTQPASDVIQATSKSSCE; from the coding sequence GTGGAAGCACGAACGGAGCTTTCGGGCCTAGGTGATCAACTCGACATTGCAGCCGACGCGGCAAGAATCGCACCCGCGATGATGGGTGCCGACACTCCACGACGATATCTGCTTCTCATGCAGAATAATGCGGAGTCGAGAGCGACAGGTGGTATCCCCGGCGCGTTGGCCGTCCTCGTCATCGATAAGGGCTCCATGAACTTGGCCTCCCAAACCAGCGCAACAGCCCTAGGGAGTTTCGTTCCGCCCCTACCCGTTGATGCAGAGCAGCAGGCAATATACTCGCCACGCATAGGACGCTTCATGCAGGACGTGAACCTCACTCCTGACTTCGCCACAAGCGCGGCCACTGCCCAAGCCATGTGGGAGGAGCGAACCGGCGAACAGGTAGATGGTGTACTCTCCCTTGATCCCGTTGCGCTTAGCTTCATACTTGAAGTCACCGGTCCCGTTAATATTTCGGACCCTCTGGTTCAGCAGGCTGGAGCGGGCTTGCCGACCGCACTGACTGGCGGGAACGTAGTCCAAACACTCCTGTCGGATGCGTACAAAGCGATCGAAGAACCGAAGCTCCAGGACGTCTACTTTGCGGGCGCCGCAAAAGAAGTTTTTGGTGCTTTGTCGTCAGGGAAAGCCGATCCCAAAAAACTCCTTACTTCACTCGCAAAAGGCGTCGAGGAACGGCGCATACTTCTTTGGTCCAGCGCTCCCGAAGAGCAGACGACATTAGACCGGTACCCACTGGGCGGAAGGATCGCTGGCGCAGCCGTAGCACCGGCCCAGTTCGGCATCTACTTCAACGACGGAACAGGCGCGAAAATGGACTACTGGGTAAAGCGCTCCGTAAAAGTAGTCAAAGACTGCACTCGTGATGGATACAGAGAAGTCACAGTGAAGGTCACGAGCACCAATACTGCCCCAGTTGACGCCCCGACGTCTCTGCCTAAGTACGTCACAGGAGCTGGAGCCTATGGTGTACCGCCAGGTTCCGTGCAGACAAATATTGTTGTCTACGGTCCTGCTCAATCGAATATTGACACTGTTGTCAAAGATGGAGAGAAGGTGGCATTCGCCGCTCAGAGCCACAGCAACCGAGCAGTAGGAACGTCCACGATCCGCCTCGCTCCCGGCGAAAGCACTTCTTTAGAGTTCAACTTTGGCCACATCGTTCAGCACTCAACGCCGGAAATCGTAGTCACACCCACAACCCAGCCAGCAAGTGATGTGATCCAAGCCACGAGCAAGTCTTCATGTGAATAG
- a CDS encoding LPXTG cell wall anchor domain-containing protein, giving the protein MRKSLAALTLAGSIALLGAVPAVANNANYPAPNTSVAVSDASVAPGEAFVFSGTGFIPGEGITITVTPTGTPAASAGSVSAGSLAVSSRIPLAPSTLSATADGNGAFSTPIVINEPGAYTLTATGNSSGVTVGPVTVVVGGAALSNAGGNSAAGTGTDLANTGGVPLANTGADSSLILWSLVGAGALAAGTASVVVARRRAKGTEASA; this is encoded by the coding sequence ATGAGGAAATCTCTCGCAGCACTTACGCTTGCAGGATCCATCGCACTTCTCGGCGCAGTACCGGCCGTAGCTAACAATGCCAACTATCCGGCACCCAACACCAGCGTCGCTGTATCCGATGCCTCCGTTGCACCGGGTGAAGCTTTTGTTTTTAGCGGAACAGGCTTCATCCCAGGAGAAGGCATTACAATCACCGTGACTCCTACGGGTACTCCTGCGGCAAGCGCCGGCAGCGTTTCTGCTGGCAGCCTTGCCGTTTCGAGTCGCATACCGCTGGCACCATCCACATTGAGCGCAACGGCTGATGGAAACGGTGCATTCTCCACTCCGATCGTCATTAATGAACCTGGTGCCTATACCTTGACGGCAACCGGCAACTCCTCCGGAGTGACCGTTGGTCCCGTCACTGTAGTCGTCGGCGGCGCTGCCCTATCGAACGCTGGTGGAAACTCTGCCGCCGGCACGGGTACGGACTTGGCTAACACCGGCGGCGTCCCACTCGCCAACACCGGTGCTGACTCAAGCCTGATCCTGTGGTCCCTTGTGGGAGCAGGCGCGCTGGCCGCCGGCACCGCATCTGTTGTCGTTGCTCGTCGCCGGGCAAAAGGCACCGAGGCTTCTGCATAA
- a CDS encoding SGNH/GDSL hydrolase family protein gives MALSRLTRRRLKLAAFSLGAALAVGAASIPFYSTSVAIQSQPPVSAQVADYLAQSKAKPSPQPMKVMAVLGDSFSLDKPDYWHRRAAACINYQPFVSAVGGSGFAQPGQHQQPFDFSERVEAVTKKKPDIIIFATAFNDAAYTEWQPEYVRTRTLETIATYKSQLPEAKIVIMGPFWAVDPLPTKITNNRDILAAAAKEAGVTYVDSSTWVRKKEDLADNDGQHPTASGHRLIADNLLAKLRESGLVSPNVECGIL, from the coding sequence GTGGCCCTTAGCCGCCTCACTCGCCGCCGCCTCAAGCTGGCCGCCTTTAGTCTTGGAGCTGCTCTTGCCGTGGGGGCCGCCTCAATTCCGTTCTACTCAACCTCAGTCGCGATCCAATCGCAGCCTCCGGTGTCTGCACAGGTTGCCGACTATCTTGCGCAGTCAAAAGCGAAACCTTCGCCCCAGCCGATGAAAGTTATGGCCGTGCTCGGCGATTCATTCTCGTTGGACAAACCGGACTATTGGCACCGGCGCGCAGCTGCCTGCATCAACTATCAGCCCTTCGTGTCCGCAGTCGGAGGGTCCGGTTTCGCGCAGCCTGGACAACACCAGCAGCCATTCGACTTCTCAGAGCGCGTTGAGGCAGTGACCAAGAAGAAGCCAGACATCATCATCTTCGCCACGGCATTCAACGATGCTGCCTACACCGAGTGGCAGCCTGAATATGTCAGGACCAGGACACTAGAGACTATTGCGACTTATAAGTCGCAGCTGCCTGAAGCCAAGATCGTCATTATGGGTCCGTTCTGGGCTGTCGACCCCCTGCCGACTAAGATCACCAACAATAGGGACATTCTCGCGGCCGCTGCGAAGGAGGCTGGGGTGACCTATGTAGATTCCTCTACCTGGGTGCGCAAGAAGGAGGATCTGGCAGACAATGACGGCCAGCATCCAACGGCGTCGGGGCATCGGCTCATCGCGGATAACCTACTTGCCAAACTTCGCGAGTCCGGGCTGGTAAGTCCGAACGTCGAATGCGGCATCCTGTAA
- a CDS encoding alpha/beta fold hydrolase, which translates to MESEIRTVSLNTGISVPCFVQGNLEQTADDGGAPLLLLHAWGESWRSFDRLIDSLPTFVIVAPDLRGHGGADKPANGYSLHEIAEDVFALMNAIGVKQAHVLGSSSGGYVAQQLAVDRPNLVASLTLVGAPLSLHGKPPFADEVELLTEPISERWMRESLSWYRLLHPVPTSYIDDRVRDGLAMPASIWKASLRGFYEAVPPTEAGDISVPTLMLCGAFDHLVPRQHQETLACRINGARLKIYEDTGHLVLWECPERVAEDVTTFLGELSKRP; encoded by the coding sequence ATGGAGTCCGAGATCAGGACCGTCTCCTTGAACACCGGGATCAGCGTGCCCTGTTTTGTGCAAGGCAATCTTGAACAAACAGCCGACGACGGCGGTGCGCCACTGCTGCTATTGCATGCGTGGGGCGAATCCTGGCGGAGTTTCGATCGCCTTATTGACTCACTTCCGACGTTCGTGATTGTGGCTCCTGACCTGCGAGGTCATGGTGGTGCGGACAAGCCGGCAAACGGCTATTCGCTGCACGAAATCGCTGAGGACGTCTTTGCTCTAATGAATGCCATAGGCGTCAAACAAGCTCACGTCCTGGGCTCGTCCAGCGGTGGTTATGTTGCCCAGCAACTCGCTGTCGATCGTCCGAATCTTGTTGCATCCCTGACGTTGGTGGGTGCACCGCTGAGCCTGCATGGGAAGCCACCATTTGCAGACGAAGTCGAGCTGCTCACGGAGCCCATCTCGGAAAGGTGGATGCGCGAGTCTCTATCTTGGTACAGGTTGCTTCACCCTGTGCCGACTTCCTACATCGATGATCGAGTAAGAGACGGTCTCGCTATGCCGGCGTCGATTTGGAAGGCTTCCCTGAGGGGTTTCTACGAGGCCGTTCCTCCCACCGAAGCCGGAGATATTTCCGTTCCAACCCTTATGCTCTGTGGAGCCTTCGATCACTTGGTGCCGCGGCAGCATCAAGAAACCCTGGCTTGCCGCATCAATGGCGCACGATTGAAGATCTACGAGGACACCGGTCATCTGGTTCTTTGGGAGTGTCCGGAGCGAGTGGCAGAGGACGTGACAACCTTCCTGGGCGAGCTATCTAAGCGACCGTGA
- a CDS encoding alpha/beta fold hydrolase: MGITVVGAVLAIGLGTTTVVNAVATEGESHRIESYGQRVAVDGGKMNVLITGAGQENVVLLPGFGTASPVLDFGPLVRDLATDHRVIVVEPFGYGLSDGTEKERTTENIVQEVHGALEALDVDRYTLMGHSIAGIYGIEYAARYPEEVTAFVGIDTSVPGQPGMDTEYPTGLMLAAKNLGLLRLMTAASSASDTVAYTDHAREQMQMLANRNSLSPTYLNEMGHIKSNFQNALGTTFPKDLPLLLFVVAENKQTPEWLELHHRQAASVTNGTVVPLPGEHYLHHTHADEVADGFRDWEGVRG; encoded by the coding sequence GTGGGGATCACCGTGGTTGGTGCTGTGCTGGCGATCGGGTTAGGCACCACCACCGTTGTGAATGCGGTGGCGACTGAGGGGGAGAGTCACCGGATCGAGTCCTACGGGCAAAGAGTGGCTGTGGACGGCGGCAAGATGAATGTCCTTATCACCGGGGCGGGGCAGGAGAACGTGGTGCTTCTGCCTGGGTTTGGCACCGCGTCCCCGGTGCTGGATTTCGGGCCGCTGGTCCGGGATCTGGCCACCGACCATCGGGTGATTGTGGTGGAGCCCTTCGGTTATGGCCTGAGCGATGGCACTGAGAAGGAACGGACCACGGAGAACATCGTGCAGGAAGTTCACGGTGCACTCGAGGCGCTGGATGTTGACCGCTACACCCTGATGGGTCACTCCATCGCCGGCATCTACGGCATCGAGTACGCCGCCCGCTACCCGGAGGAGGTGACCGCGTTCGTGGGTATCGATACGTCCGTCCCCGGACAGCCGGGCATGGACACCGAGTACCCCACGGGTCTGATGCTGGCAGCGAAGAACCTGGGCCTGCTCCGACTCATGACTGCTGCCTCCTCCGCGAGCGACACCGTGGCCTACACAGATCATGCCCGTGAGCAGATGCAGATGCTCGCCAACAGGAACTCCCTTTCACCCACCTACTTGAACGAGATGGGCCATATCAAGAGCAACTTCCAGAACGCATTGGGCACAACCTTCCCGAAGGACTTGCCGCTGCTGCTGTTCGTTGTTGCGGAGAACAAGCAGACCCCGGAGTGGCTCGAACTGCACCACCGCCAGGCCGCGAGCGTCACCAACGGCACCGTGGTTCCTCTACCCGGCGAGCACTACCTCCACCACACGCACGCGGATGAGGTCGCGGATGGGTTCAGGGATTGGGAGGGGGTGCGTGGTTAG
- a CDS encoding helix-turn-helix domain-containing protein produces the protein MPEDIKRPRFLTVEQVAEELNVSVSQIRASLKSGDLRGIQIGGRNVWRIAVTDVEDYIAEAYRQTAERIAAGELAE, from the coding sequence GTGCCTGAGGACATCAAGCGACCTCGCTTCCTGACCGTTGAGCAGGTGGCTGAGGAACTCAACGTGTCCGTGAGCCAGATCAGGGCGTCGCTCAAGTCCGGTGACCTGCGGGGCATCCAGATTGGGGGCCGGAACGTGTGGCGTATTGCTGTTACCGACGTGGAAGACTACATCGCTGAGGCTTACAGGCAGACTGCAGAGCGAATCGCCGCCGGCGAGTTGGCTGAGTAA